In candidate division KSB1 bacterium, a single window of DNA contains:
- the mutL gene encoding DNA mismatch repair endonuclease MutL, with the protein MKEITNNKIKILPDDLTNKIAAGEVVDRPASVAKELLENSIDAGADDITIIIKEGGKALIQVIDNGSGMNESDLLLAFQRHATSKIFKYEDLTRVQTLGFRGEALASIGSVSRVEAKSVLQNQNSGHLVRLEAGVMNSVEGAAGNQGTSIAVKNLFYNTPARRKFLRADSTEYRQILSVANRFFLAHPEIAFTFVKEDEIIYELKKETQEARIAAVLGPRVQKNLVAIENDAPVKIRGFIANQDAFRRSRGDQYLFFNRRYFSHKSLSYAVVSGYGDALQRGLFPVYLVFIEMDAELADVNVHPAKLEIKFSNEPLVFSSIRGSVKRALTSQEVIPEIRPWGTTEHSRHSEWQAQTKTGSEVPETSLQLPKLFERIPEDTNQIAKGETPIDSAQDATRETIIFERTNVWQVHNKYIMSQIKNGLIVIDQHVAHERILYEQALDNFEKRNPSSQQLLFPQIVELSAEDYSILLEMIPFLEKIGFVVKSFGKNTVVLEGVPSGIKISDDEKVLLDILDEYKRGKKDNAEIRENVAKSYACHTAIRAGEHLPLEAMNALIDKLFSTKEPYFCPHGRPVIIHIPLAELDRRFKRH; encoded by the coding sequence ATGAAAGAAATTACAAACAATAAAATAAAAATTCTTCCCGATGACCTCACCAACAAAATAGCCGCAGGTGAAGTGGTGGATCGGCCGGCGTCGGTGGCAAAGGAGCTGCTTGAAAACTCTATTGACGCTGGTGCAGATGACATCACTATTATAATCAAAGAAGGCGGCAAAGCGCTCATTCAGGTCATCGACAACGGCAGCGGCATGAACGAATCGGATTTACTGCTGGCTTTTCAGAGGCACGCGACCAGCAAGATTTTTAAATATGAGGATTTGACCCGGGTTCAAACCCTGGGATTTCGAGGAGAAGCATTGGCAAGCATCGGTTCGGTTTCTCGCGTGGAAGCGAAATCGGTTTTGCAAAATCAGAATTCCGGCCATTTGGTTCGCCTCGAAGCGGGTGTGATGAATAGCGTTGAAGGAGCAGCCGGAAACCAGGGGACTTCAATTGCGGTCAAGAACCTGTTTTATAACACGCCGGCCCGGCGCAAATTCCTGCGAGCTGATTCAACGGAATATCGGCAGATTTTGAGCGTGGCAAACCGCTTCTTTTTAGCGCATCCGGAAATCGCCTTCACCTTTGTCAAGGAGGATGAAATCATTTATGAACTCAAAAAGGAAACTCAGGAAGCGAGAATTGCCGCGGTGTTAGGGCCGCGGGTACAGAAAAACTTAGTTGCTATTGAAAATGACGCCCCGGTGAAAATCAGGGGTTTTATTGCCAATCAAGATGCTTTTCGACGCTCTCGCGGCGACCAGTACTTGTTTTTTAATCGCAGGTATTTTTCACACAAGAGTTTGAGTTATGCCGTCGTTTCCGGCTATGGTGACGCCTTGCAGCGCGGTTTGTTCCCGGTTTATCTGGTATTCATTGAAATGGATGCGGAGCTCGCCGACGTCAATGTTCATCCGGCAAAGCTGGAAATTAAGTTCTCGAATGAACCGCTAGTTTTCAGTTCAATTCGGGGCAGCGTCAAAAGAGCGCTGACATCGCAGGAGGTCATCCCCGAAATCAGACCCTGGGGAACGACTGAGCATTCCCGCCATTCAGAATGGCAGGCCCAAACAAAAACGGGGTCTGAGGTCCCGGAAACTTCACTGCAACTCCCGAAATTGTTTGAAAGGATACCTGAGGATACAAATCAAATAGCGAAGGGGGAAACCCCAATTGACTCAGCTCAGGACGCAACCAGGGAGACGATCATTTTTGAGCGCACCAATGTTTGGCAAGTGCACAATAAATACATCATGTCCCAAATCAAAAACGGCCTGATCGTAATAGATCAACACGTGGCGCACGAACGAATTTTGTATGAGCAGGCTTTGGATAATTTTGAGAAAAGAAATCCGTCTTCTCAACAATTGCTGTTTCCCCAGATCGTTGAATTGTCTGCGGAGGATTATTCGATCCTCCTTGAAATGATTCCCTTTTTAGAAAAGATTGGCTTTGTCGTGAAATCTTTTGGAAAAAACACAGTCGTTTTAGAAGGCGTTCCTTCCGGAATTAAAATCAGCGACGACGAAAAAGTTCTGTTAGACATTTTGGATGAATATAAACGCGGCAAGAAAGATAATGCAGAAATAAGAGAAAATGTTGCTAAATCTTACGCTTGCCACACCGCCATTCGGGCGGGGGAACATTTACCGCTCGAAGCTATGAACGCACTCATCGATAAATTGTTTTCTACCAAAGAACCTTATTTTTGTCCTCACGGCAGGCCGGTGATCATCCACATTCCTCTTGCCGAACTCGACCGTAGATTTAAGCGTCACTAA
- the rpsU gene encoding 30S ribosomal protein S21, translating into MVVTLVREGEPIDRALKRFKQKCQRAGIHRDARRASYYLKPSEKRKEAKKQAVRRSKAQKRFEFS; encoded by the coding sequence ATGGTAGTTACTTTAGTACGAGAAGGGGAGCCGATCGATCGTGCTCTAAAAAGATTTAAACAAAAATGTCAGCGCGCAGGAATTCACCGGGATGCAAGACGCGCCAGTTATTACCTGAAACCCAGCGAGAAAAGAAAGGAAGCCAAAAAACAGGCTGTCCGACGTTCCAAGGCTCAAAAAAGGTTTGAATTTAGCTAA
- a CDS encoding oligopeptide transporter, OPT family → MIELLKNSNGLAIFRESVEFIFKFPKSVIHHFSSSREVLGDVTHAGSLTFVTPLASPALIGVGYIIGPTLATINFCGGVLAWLVLIPLAMFLNPDLQNQLLIDGQPAPLGDITYSIWYNQIRPLAVGAMLVGSLYTLWGLRNSIFSAFRGAFKSKAGGESKTEEDRLEKDINLKWIVFSTIGLVVPITFVYYLFSNSLIGALLAAVIMMITGFLFSGVGGWLVGLVGGSNQPISGLALSTLIVAALVMVGIGVVGLSGVAAVLAVAAVVCCATAMAGDMIQDLKVGHLIGGTPWKMEVAEVISTVIVSFVLVFPIIILHEGNIAAGGIGIGDTALPAPQAGLMAQLATGIVGGEMPWGLIIIGMFFSVALIMIKAPAPMLIAVGMYLPFNTTFAIFVGGLIKLASDKFLKKRSADDKQKIKVANVGILVASGFIAGEALTGVLLAALVLLGIPSITSLLTGQNTFDFAQSAVGGWLSILIFGIVILGLLRIPLSALKNNTK, encoded by the coding sequence ATGATTGAGCTGCTGAAAAACAGCAATGGCCTGGCAATTTTTCGAGAGAGCGTGGAATTTATCTTCAAATTTCCGAAGTCGGTTATTCACCATTTCTCAAGCTCAAGAGAAGTGCTCGGGGATGTTACCCATGCCGGCAGTTTGACCTTTGTGACGCCCCTAGCCTCGCCGGCGTTAATTGGAGTTGGGTACATTATCGGACCAACCCTGGCCACGATCAATTTTTGCGGTGGTGTTTTGGCCTGGCTCGTCCTCATTCCTCTCGCAATGTTTCTTAATCCTGACTTGCAAAACCAACTCCTCATCGACGGACAACCGGCACCTTTAGGAGATATCACTTATTCAATTTGGTATAACCAAATTCGACCGCTGGCCGTAGGAGCAATGCTGGTCGGTTCGCTTTACACGCTCTGGGGATTAAGAAATTCGATTTTTTCCGCCTTCCGTGGCGCCTTTAAATCTAAAGCGGGAGGGGAATCGAAGACTGAAGAAGATCGCCTGGAAAAAGATATTAACCTGAAGTGGATCGTTTTTTCTACCATCGGTTTGGTGGTGCCAATTACGTTTGTTTATTACCTGTTCAGTAACAGCTTGATTGGCGCCTTGCTTGCCGCTGTCATCATGATGATCACGGGTTTCCTTTTTTCCGGAGTCGGCGGCTGGCTGGTCGGCTTAGTAGGCGGATCAAATCAGCCCATTTCCGGGTTGGCGCTTTCAACTTTAATTGTTGCGGCTTTGGTAATGGTTGGAATTGGTGTGGTTGGTCTTAGCGGCGTGGCTGCGGTTTTAGCGGTTGCTGCCGTGGTTTGCTGTGCCACAGCAATGGCCGGCGATATGATTCAGGATTTGAAAGTGGGGCACCTCATCGGCGGCACCCCCTGGAAAATGGAAGTCGCCGAAGTGATTAGCACGGTAATCGTCTCTTTTGTGCTGGTTTTTCCAATCATTATTTTGCACGAAGGCAACATCGCAGCCGGCGGAATCGGAATTGGCGACACAGCGCTTCCTGCGCCGCAAGCCGGACTGATGGCGCAACTCGCCACCGGAATTGTTGGCGGTGAAATGCCCTGGGGGCTCATTATTATCGGAATGTTTTTCTCGGTCGCCTTGATTATGATTAAAGCTCCTGCGCCAATGCTCATTGCGGTTGGCATGTACCTGCCCTTTAACACTACTTTTGCCATTTTCGTCGGCGGCCTAATCAAGCTTGCTTCGGACAAATTTTTAAAAAAGAGAAGTGCAGATGATAAGCAAAAAATAAAAGTTGCGAACGTCGGTATTTTGGTTGCCTCCGGATTTATTGCCGGAGAGGCATTAACCGGAGTTCTTTTAGCAGCCCTTGTTTTGCTGGGAATTCCATCCATTACCTCACTTTTAACCGGACAGAATACATTTGATTTTGCACAGTCTGCCGTTGGCGGGTGGTTATCGATTTTAATATTCGGAATTGTAATTTTAGGATTGCTTCGCATCCCGCTGAGCGCTTTAAAAAATAATACCAAATAA